A stretch of Lysinibacillus agricola DNA encodes these proteins:
- a CDS encoding nucleotidyltransferase, translating into MQAVGIVVEYNPFHNGHAYHLEQAKKVAQADIVIAVMSGNFLQRGEPAMVDKWTRTKMALAGGVDIVIELPYVYSTAPATDFAKGAISLLSAIGCDSFAFGSEDGAIQPFMNTFQLINNHRTEYDAFIKKSLKTGASYPKSLHYAYEQLSQKFPATYIDLAQPNNILGFHYIEAAMMLDSNIKPLTIPRIAAGYHDALQEGASIASATGIRKALAATSALQSVQDVLPKASFDYLADWYEKYGKFASWETFWPFLQFTLIRHTPNELTRYAEVTEGIEHALIKAAKTSLSFSSFMEKIKSKRYTWTRLQRMLTHIYTGFTKEQLQSFDAPSNIRLLGMSKNGQAYLGMHKKDIPLPLISRVAAMDDTMLAVDIHAAEVYNLSIEHGTKEQSLPKDYQTPPIRF; encoded by the coding sequence ATGCAAGCAGTCGGAATAGTAGTTGAATACAATCCTTTTCACAATGGACATGCCTATCATTTGGAACAGGCAAAAAAAGTAGCACAAGCGGATATTGTCATCGCTGTCATGAGTGGTAATTTTTTGCAGCGTGGTGAACCAGCCATGGTCGATAAATGGACACGCACAAAAATGGCTCTGGCAGGTGGTGTTGATATTGTCATCGAGCTACCCTATGTCTATAGTACCGCGCCTGCAACTGATTTCGCAAAAGGTGCGATTTCCTTACTGTCTGCAATTGGCTGCGATTCTTTTGCCTTTGGAAGCGAAGACGGTGCCATTCAACCCTTTATGAATACGTTCCAGCTTATTAACAATCATCGCACTGAATATGACGCTTTTATTAAAAAAAGCCTTAAAACGGGAGCAAGCTATCCTAAAAGTCTACATTATGCCTATGAACAGCTTTCTCAAAAGTTTCCTGCTACATACATTGATTTGGCACAACCAAACAATATACTTGGTTTTCATTATATTGAGGCTGCCATGATGCTAGATAGTAACATTAAGCCATTAACTATCCCTCGCATTGCAGCAGGTTACCACGACGCTTTACAAGAAGGTGCATCAATTGCTAGTGCCACAGGAATACGCAAGGCTCTAGCAGCAACCAGTGCTCTACAAAGTGTGCAAGACGTTCTCCCTAAAGCATCGTTTGATTATTTAGCTGATTGGTATGAAAAATACGGTAAATTCGCAAGTTGGGAAACATTTTGGCCTTTCTTACAGTTTACACTTATTCGGCATACACCTAATGAACTTACTCGCTACGCTGAAGTAACAGAAGGAATTGAGCATGCTCTTATTAAAGCAGCGAAAACAAGTCTTTCATTCAGCAGCTTTATGGAGAAAATTAAATCAAAACGCTATACGTGGACACGACTTCAGCGTATGCTCACACATATTTATACTGGATTTACAAAGGAACAGTTACAAAGCTTTGATGCCCCATCCAATATACGTTTACTTGGTATGAGTAAGAATGGACAAGCCTATTTAGGAATGCATAAAAAAGACATACCTTTACCTTTAATCAGTCGGGTTGCAGCTATGGATGATACTATGCTTGCTGTAGATATTCATGCAGCAGAGGTTTACAATTTAAGTATAGAACATGGAACAAAAGAGCAAAGTCTTCCTAAAGATTATCAAACACCACCGATTCGTTTTTAA
- a CDS encoding YceD family protein yields MKWSIHQLSKYRQNGMPIDAYVQLDEVMERNQDIRAISPIHVKGLCTFGASQMTCQLTVTATLTLPCARTWEDVEFPIEVETVEVFSWIDEEKRGEDDGEIHYLDGEVIDMKPVIEELVLLEIPLQVFKENTEGQVQGGKNWSYATDEDVELHKKADTQKVDPRLANLAKYFDQTDE; encoded by the coding sequence ATGAAATGGTCAATTCATCAATTATCTAAATACCGCCAAAACGGGATGCCAATCGATGCCTATGTCCAATTGGACGAGGTGATGGAGCGAAACCAGGATATTCGAGCAATTTCGCCCATTCATGTAAAAGGGCTATGTACTTTCGGTGCATCGCAAATGACATGTCAGCTAACCGTGACAGCGACGTTAACACTACCATGTGCACGCACGTGGGAAGATGTTGAGTTTCCTATCGAAGTTGAGACAGTTGAAGTTTTCAGCTGGATTGACGAGGAAAAACGAGGGGAAGATGACGGAGAAATTCACTATCTTGATGGTGAAGTAATCGACATGAAGCCGGTTATCGAGGAGTTAGTGCTTCTTGAAATACCTTTGCAAGTGTTCAAGGAGAATACCGAAGGACAAGTGCAAGGTGGTAAAAACTGGTCTTACGCAACAGATGAAGACGTTGAACTACACAAAAAAGCTGACACACAAAAAGTGGATCCAAGACTAGCTAATTTAGCTAAGTATTTTGATCAAACAGACGAATAG
- the rpmF gene encoding 50S ribosomal protein L32 — MAVPFRRTSKTAKRKRRTHFKLSVPGMVACPNCGEAKLSHRVCKACGQYKGKEVVSK, encoded by the coding sequence ATGGCTGTACCATTTAGAAGAACTTCTAAAACTGCAAAAAGAAAGCGTCGTACGCATTTCAAACTATCTGTACCTGGTATGGTAGCTTGCCCAAACTGTGGTGAAGCAAAATTATCACACCGTGTTTGCAAAGCTTGCGGACAATACAAAGGTAAAGAAGTAGTAAGCAAATAA
- a CDS encoding enoyl-CoA hydratase/isomerase family protein: MAYVIDNKDGIMTFTINREEKRNAVNDEVMDGLREVITYIQNHDDVRFLVVTGAGDKSFCSGGDLSEFHSLETEDEAFGMLSKMGKILYDLATLPVPTIALINGTAVGGGCEIATACDFRLVASHAKCGFIQGTLAITSGWGGGTYLFERGLRHDRAMKMLVDAKPYPAELLYEIGWAMRVFEGSKEEALNDFIEHMRKIHPSVHKAYKEIELRKWRERNMYERVMEEVRTCAKLWESEAHHEAVTNFLTKKNNK, translated from the coding sequence GTGGCTTATGTAATTGATAACAAAGATGGTATCATGACGTTTACAATTAATCGAGAAGAGAAGAGGAACGCTGTCAATGATGAAGTTATGGATGGCCTTCGAGAAGTAATTACATATATTCAAAATCATGATGATGTACGTTTTTTAGTCGTGACAGGTGCAGGGGATAAATCATTTTGCTCAGGTGGCGATTTATCTGAATTCCATTCGCTTGAAACTGAGGATGAGGCGTTCGGGATGTTAAGTAAGATGGGCAAAATATTATACGACCTTGCAACATTACCTGTGCCAACGATTGCATTAATTAATGGAACAGCGGTTGGTGGAGGCTGTGAGATTGCAACAGCTTGCGATTTCCGTCTAGTGGCTAGTCACGCGAAGTGTGGTTTTATACAGGGGACATTAGCAATTACGAGCGGCTGGGGTGGCGGTACATACTTATTCGAACGAGGATTACGTCATGATCGCGCGATGAAGATGCTAGTCGATGCAAAGCCTTATCCAGCAGAATTACTATATGAGATTGGTTGGGCAATGCGCGTTTTTGAAGGCTCAAAAGAAGAGGCTTTGAATGATTTTATCGAACATATGCGTAAAATTCATCCTTCTGTGCATAAGGCTTATAAAGAAATTGAGCTTCGCAAGTGGCGTGAGCGTAATATGTATGAGCGTGTTATGGAGGAAGTTCGTACATGTGCAAAATTGTGGGAAAGTGAAGCTCACCATGAGGCAGTTACTAATTTTCTGACAAAGAAGAACAATAAATAA
- a CDS encoding transcriptional regulator produces the protein MELKKRKDQWTKEDDERLAEIVLHNVQNGKTQLEAFEMAAVELGRTKQACGFRWNKTLRGQYSQSLLAVRNQPQQSMRSHLKLALTSFDELTEAYQNLEIRHRELQNEHEKLVKWLQQGYSLMKD, from the coding sequence ATGGAATTGAAAAAAAGAAAAGATCAATGGACGAAGGAAGACGATGAAAGATTAGCAGAAATTGTGTTGCATAATGTGCAAAATGGCAAAACGCAGCTAGAAGCTTTTGAAATGGCTGCTGTTGAACTTGGTCGTACAAAACAAGCATGTGGTTTCCGTTGGAATAAAACATTACGTGGTCAATATAGTCAGTCACTACTAGCTGTGCGAAATCAACCGCAACAATCTATGCGAAGCCATTTGAAATTGGCGTTGACAAGTTTTGATGAATTAACAGAGGCCTATCAAAATCTTGAAATTAGGCACCGTGAGTTACAAAATGAGCATGAAAAACTAGTGAAATGGTTGCAGCAAGGATATTCTTTAATGAAAGATTAA
- a CDS encoding ketopantoate reductase family protein has product MNIAVIGAGAVGQLTASFLAESGVSVTLVARRLGQVKELNAKNLTRVNVDGTKTVQKVASTTKLEELPQQDLIVIAVKYVQLQELYEQLSSLSSTVPLLFMQNGLAHFEEALRLPQKNIAFCSVSFGAQMIDQSTVQHRGIGPCKIAIERGDSDVFNKLLQLRNSLYPIELVANAEQMLFEKAVFNCLINPLTAILQVKNGELVTNKQAFLLMQTIYQELTDAFKGIEQTIPFFKVINLCEKTASNTSSMLADRMQGRKSEIDTIVGVILEKALASGHNLPTLRTLYHQVLAIEESGERR; this is encoded by the coding sequence GTGAATATAGCGGTTATTGGTGCTGGGGCTGTAGGTCAGTTAACGGCAAGTTTTTTAGCTGAGTCTGGTGTATCTGTAACGTTGGTTGCAAGAAGACTTGGACAAGTTAAAGAACTTAATGCAAAGAACTTAACACGAGTGAATGTTGATGGAACAAAAACTGTTCAAAAAGTTGCTTCAACTACGAAATTAGAGGAGCTACCACAGCAAGATTTAATTGTGATTGCGGTGAAATATGTACAATTACAAGAGCTTTATGAACAATTGTCTTCATTATCAAGTACAGTGCCGTTGCTGTTTATGCAAAATGGTTTAGCACATTTTGAGGAAGCACTACGTTTGCCACAAAAAAATATAGCCTTTTGTTCTGTGTCATTTGGTGCTCAAATGATAGATCAGTCAACTGTACAACATAGAGGTATAGGTCCTTGTAAAATCGCGATAGAGCGAGGGGATAGTGATGTATTTAATAAGTTGTTGCAACTAAGAAATTCTTTATATCCAATTGAATTGGTTGCTAATGCGGAACAAATGCTATTTGAGAAAGCTGTATTCAATTGCTTGATTAATCCGTTAACGGCTATATTGCAAGTGAAGAACGGAGAGCTAGTAACGAATAAGCAAGCATTTTTATTAATGCAAACCATCTATCAAGAGTTAACGGATGCATTTAAAGGCATAGAACAAACTATACCTTTTTTTAAGGTGATAAACTTATGTGAAAAAACGGCAAGTAATACATCATCTATGTTAGCGGATCGGATGCAAGGGAGAAAAAGTGAAATTGACACAATTGTTGGGGTAATACTAGAAAAAGCTCTAGCAAGTGGTCACAATTTGCCTACTTTACGTACTTTATATCACCAAGTACTTGCGATAGAGGAGAGCGGTGAAAGACGTTGA
- a CDS encoding DUF3397 domain-containing protein has product MKDFLHIVISIIIFCPILLFVIVYLIGRKVKFRGTHAFGAASDVTTLCLFFSVPLAIGVLWNVNVSALLVTLAIMMAIIFTYIDWRTKKEIEVKPLLRKIWRFQFLVLSTAYIVICIVGVVQSVIEYLQAV; this is encoded by the coding sequence TTGAAAGATTTTTTACATATTGTTATAAGTATTATTATTTTTTGTCCAATCCTCCTTTTTGTGATTGTCTATTTAATTGGTCGAAAGGTTAAATTTCGAGGCACTCATGCTTTTGGAGCAGCATCGGACGTCACGACGTTATGTTTGTTTTTTTCGGTACCACTAGCAATAGGTGTACTATGGAACGTCAATGTTAGCGCGCTATTAGTAACGTTGGCGATAATGATGGCAATAATTTTTACATATATTGATTGGCGAACAAAAAAAGAAATTGAAGTGAAACCGCTGCTTAGGAAAATTTGGCGCTTTCAATTTTTAGTACTAAGTACGGCGTATATTGTTATTTGTATAGTAGGTGTTGTTCAATCCGTAATAGAATATTTACAGGCTGTCTAA
- the bshC gene encoding bacillithiol biosynthesis cysteine-adding enzyme BshC translates to MKLESIQVPIKNRLLADYWSSNTAIHEFFEYEYNDTSFEKRAQYLEQHAHDQKELTAIIRQFMEPLGISKKANEHLQQLEQGAVTVVGGQQAGILTGPLYSVHKAISVIALAKEQSVKLQRPVVPVFWIAGEDHDLEEINHTYTVHGADIKKRAYSERSRRKTMASVTSLNKESMTHLMNTIVKDIGETEFTEMLIKQLVDTLNKSETFTDFFARLMNQLFKDEGLLMIDAADFKFRQYESESFTRIIHSNEEIAKVVTEREAELERAGYGKPILATNEAANLFYVVDGERHLLERKNQQFVNLAANIKLSHEEFLEIAEKHPEQLSNNVVTRPLMQEMTLPVLAFVGGPGELAYWATLKDAFSVLGLQMPIFAPRLHITIVTRHVEQLLREHHLNVADVWDGKALQLKEQFIAEVQDTEVKRQIQTMQQELLEKYAALQTYLEEQHLLLDKILVKNKENHLKQFEYLQQKVEQTVLNKHETTIRKFMTLQNELYPNEGFQERTYNPYQYFNEFGPMLITEMLKQNYSISNHHYLIYL, encoded by the coding sequence ATGAAACTGGAGTCAATCCAAGTACCCATAAAAAATCGTTTGCTAGCAGATTATTGGTCGTCAAATACTGCCATCCATGAGTTTTTTGAATATGAATATAACGATACATCTTTTGAAAAACGGGCGCAATATTTAGAACAGCATGCGCATGATCAAAAGGAATTAACAGCCATCATCCGCCAATTTATGGAGCCACTTGGTATATCGAAGAAAGCGAATGAACATTTACAGCAACTAGAGCAAGGAGCTGTTACGGTTGTCGGGGGGCAACAAGCGGGTATCTTAACAGGCCCTCTTTACTCGGTGCATAAGGCGATTTCAGTCATTGCATTAGCGAAAGAGCAAAGTGTAAAGCTTCAGAGACCGGTTGTTCCTGTTTTTTGGATAGCTGGAGAGGATCATGATTTAGAGGAAATTAACCATACGTATACAGTACATGGTGCGGATATAAAAAAACGTGCTTACAGTGAACGTTCAAGACGTAAAACGATGGCTTCTGTAACAAGTTTAAACAAAGAATCAATGACGCATTTAATGAATACAATTGTGAAGGATATTGGTGAAACAGAATTCACTGAAATGCTTATTAAACAGCTAGTGGATACTCTTAATAAGAGTGAAACATTTACGGACTTCTTTGCTCGACTTATGAACCAATTATTTAAAGATGAAGGTTTATTGATGATTGATGCAGCTGACTTTAAATTCCGTCAATATGAGAGCGAAAGTTTTACCCGTATCATTCATTCTAATGAAGAAATTGCAAAAGTAGTAACGGAGAGGGAAGCAGAGCTTGAACGTGCAGGTTATGGTAAACCTATTTTGGCAACAAACGAAGCGGCCAATCTATTCTATGTAGTAGATGGGGAGCGTCATCTTTTAGAAAGAAAAAACCAACAATTTGTCAATCTAGCTGCAAATATCAAGCTATCTCATGAAGAGTTTTTAGAAATTGCTGAAAAACATCCTGAACAGTTAAGTAATAACGTTGTGACGCGTCCGTTAATGCAAGAAATGACATTACCCGTGCTAGCGTTTGTTGGTGGACCGGGAGAGCTTGCGTACTGGGCAACGTTGAAAGATGCATTCTCTGTGTTAGGTTTACAGATGCCAATTTTTGCTCCACGTCTTCATATCACGATTGTCACACGTCATGTAGAACAACTATTACGTGAACATCATTTAAATGTTGCTGATGTTTGGGATGGGAAAGCGTTACAGCTTAAGGAACAGTTTATTGCTGAAGTACAAGATACTGAAGTGAAGCGTCAAATTCAGACGATGCAACAAGAGCTTTTAGAAAAGTATGCTGCACTTCAAACTTATTTAGAAGAGCAACATCTATTACTAGATAAAATACTTGTGAAAAATAAAGAGAATCATCTAAAGCAATTTGAGTATTTACAGCAAAAGGTTGAACAAACTGTACTTAACAAGCATGAAACGACTATCCGAAAATTTATGACGCTTCAAAATGAGCTATATCCAAATGAAGGATTCCAGGAAAGAACTTATAATCCTTATCAATATTTTAATGAGTTTGGACCTATGTTAATTACTGAAATGTTGAAACAAAATTATAGCATTAGCAATCACCACTATTTAATTTATTTATAA
- the mraZ gene encoding division/cell wall cluster transcriptional repressor MraZ translates to MFMGEYQHSVDAKGRLIVPAKFREALGETFVVTRGLDNCLFGYPMDEWRKLEEKLKGLPMTKKDTRAFARFFFSGATEVEIDKQGRINIPSTLMQHAHLAKECVVLGVSNRIEIWAKDAWEAYFSESEQSFNEIAENMIGFDF, encoded by the coding sequence ATGTTCATGGGAGAATATCAACACTCTGTTGATGCGAAAGGACGATTAATCGTGCCCGCAAAATTTCGTGAAGCCTTAGGTGAAACGTTTGTTGTGACACGCGGACTTGATAATTGTTTATTTGGCTATCCTATGGATGAATGGCGAAAACTCGAAGAAAAATTAAAGGGCTTACCGATGACCAAAAAAGATACACGTGCATTTGCAAGGTTTTTCTTTTCTGGGGCAACGGAAGTAGAGATAGACAAGCAGGGGCGCATTAATATTCCTTCAACTCTAATGCAGCATGCACATCTTGCGAAAGAATGTGTAGTGTTAGGGGTTTCGAATCGGATTGAAATATGGGCGAAAGATGCTTGGGAGGCTTACTTTAGTGAGTCTGAACAATCCTTTAATGAAATTGCAGAAAATATGATTGGCTTTGATTTTTAA